In Nematostella vectensis chromosome 2, jaNemVect1.1, whole genome shotgun sequence, one genomic interval encodes:
- the LOC116604470 gene encoding DNA-binding protein RFXANK isoform X2, producing MDLLKALAFLLWKLCLNIFNKLWPSVYRVYSHCARLLFVWNKCIKVTYGFMVDTFYNGNISQFVFNFIMDNGVVLSLVVMWICYRYVKPNLLDRQKRNQGQVSVEKQVTESKESQALQSLFDMVKVAYRPGVLEKIINILENSKIDVNCKQPNSRSGMTLFLSACLSGERKLLDFMLRHDISSQSAWGDSPLHLATFACANQTKSGAVGAVTILIQAGCDINCKNWHGNTPLSIAATYGKENLVRYLLFQGADLSIPNNDGIYPVDFATNAGFVNIAKLLALTVPNNHVWEVVDPHTPPHIQMGLQTPRKHHLAQSSFAQKRLRLHMFRTPVKRSLKPEE from the exons ATGGACTTGCTAAAAGCTCTTGCATTTCTGCTTTGGAAACTTTGTCTAAATATCTTCAACAAATTATGGCCTTCTGTTTATCGCGTTTATAGCCATTGTGCTAGATTGCTTTTCGTATGGAACAAATGTATCAAGGTTACATATGGATTCATGGTGGATACTTTTTACAACGGGAATATTTCGCAATTTGTCTTCAACTTCATAATGGACAACGGAGTAGTGCTAAGTTTAGTAGTGATGTGGATTTGTTATCGTTATGTCAAACCCAACCTTCTCGATCGTCAGAAAAGGAATCAAGGACAAG TTTCAGTTGAAAAACAGGTGACTGAAAGCAAAGAAAGTCAAGCTCTTCAATCTTTATTTGATATGGTTAAA GTTGCTTATAGACCTGGAGTTCTTGAAAAGATCATCAACATCTTGGAGAATTCTAAGATAGATGTTAATTGCAAGCAGCCCAATTCCAGGTCTGGAATGACATTATTTCTG TCTGCTTGTCTCTCTGGAGAAAGAAAGTTACTTGATTTCATGCTAAGACATG ATATCAGTTCACAGTCAGCCTGGGGTGATAGTCCATTACATCTGGCTACATTTGCTTGTGCAAACCAAACTAAATCAGGAGCTGTTGGAGCTGTCACAATTCTTATCCAAGCAG GATGTGACATTAACTGTAAAAACTGGCATGGCAATACCCCACTTTCAATAGCTGCAACATATGGCAAAGAAAATTTAGTACGTTATCTTCTTTTCCAAG GTGCTGATTTAAGTATTCCAAACAATGATGGAATCTATCCTGTTGACTTTGCCACCAATGCAG GCTTTGTAAACATTGCCAAATTACTGGCCTTGACTGTTCCCAACAACCATGTATGGGAGGTTGTTGATCCtcacaccccaccccacaTTCAGATGGGACTTCAGACACCCAGGAAACACCACCTTGCTCAGTCATCTTTTGCTCAGAAGAGACTAAGGCTTCACATGTTCAGAACACCAGTGAAGAGATCCCTGAAACCCGAAGAGTGA
- the LOC116604470 gene encoding DNA-binding protein RFXANK isoform X1 codes for MDLLKALAFLLWKLCLNIFNKLWPSVYRVYSHCARLLFVWNKCIKVTYGFMVDTFYNGNISQFVFNFIMDNGVVLSLVVMWICYRYVKPNLLDRQKRNQGQVSVEKQVTESKESQALQSLFDMVKVAYRPGVLEKIINILENSKIDVNCKQPNSRSGMTLFLSACLSGERKLLDFMLRHGADISSQSAWGDSPLHLATFACANQTKSGAVGAVTILIQAGCDINCKNWHGNTPLSIAATYGKENLVRYLLFQGADLSIPNNDGIYPVDFATNAGFVNIAKLLALTVPNNHVWEVVDPHTPPHIQMGLQTPRKHHLAQSSFAQKRLRLHMFRTPVKRSLKPEE; via the exons ATGGACTTGCTAAAAGCTCTTGCATTTCTGCTTTGGAAACTTTGTCTAAATATCTTCAACAAATTATGGCCTTCTGTTTATCGCGTTTATAGCCATTGTGCTAGATTGCTTTTCGTATGGAACAAATGTATCAAGGTTACATATGGATTCATGGTGGATACTTTTTACAACGGGAATATTTCGCAATTTGTCTTCAACTTCATAATGGACAACGGAGTAGTGCTAAGTTTAGTAGTGATGTGGATTTGTTATCGTTATGTCAAACCCAACCTTCTCGATCGTCAGAAAAGGAATCAAGGACAAG TTTCAGTTGAAAAACAGGTGACTGAAAGCAAAGAAAGTCAAGCTCTTCAATCTTTATTTGATATGGTTAAA GTTGCTTATAGACCTGGAGTTCTTGAAAAGATCATCAACATCTTGGAGAATTCTAAGATAGATGTTAATTGCAAGCAGCCCAATTCCAGGTCTGGAATGACATTATTTCTG TCTGCTTGTCTCTCTGGAGAAAGAAAGTTACTTGATTTCATGCTAAGACATG GAGCAGATATCAGTTCACAGTCAGCCTGGGGTGATAGTCCATTACATCTGGCTACATTTGCTTGTGCAAACCAAACTAAATCAGGAGCTGTTGGAGCTGTCACAATTCTTATCCAAGCAG GATGTGACATTAACTGTAAAAACTGGCATGGCAATACCCCACTTTCAATAGCTGCAACATATGGCAAAGAAAATTTAGTACGTTATCTTCTTTTCCAAG GTGCTGATTTAAGTATTCCAAACAATGATGGAATCTATCCTGTTGACTTTGCCACCAATGCAG GCTTTGTAAACATTGCCAAATTACTGGCCTTGACTGTTCCCAACAACCATGTATGGGAGGTTGTTGATCCtcacaccccaccccacaTTCAGATGGGACTTCAGACACCCAGGAAACACCACCTTGCTCAGTCATCTTTTGCTCAGAAGAGACTAAGGCTTCACATGTTCAGAACACCAGTGAAGAGATCCCTGAAACCCGAAGAGTGA
- the LOC5521765 gene encoding protein CLP1 homolog → MDTEQDAKSEERQQWKLEKDTELRVEVAEGDREAIIVLLSGNAEVFGTELVKNKKFTFRPGSKLAIFTWQGCSVEIQGPLEVAYKSKETPMVMYLNLHMALEQMRERADKHEAVELGPRVMVVGPTDVGKSTVCQLLLNYAVRMGRRPISVDLDVGQGTASVPGSMGALLLERPADIEEGFSLQAPLVYLFGHTSPSPNEKLYNMLSSKIADIVFQRFERNKKACASGCVINTCGWVTGMGYRIIVHAATAFKVNVIVVLDQERLYNDLKNQFGDKVQIVHLPKSGGVVVRSRETRRKVRDERLRSYFYGQQANLYPHSFEVKFSDVKLFKIGAPLVPDSCLPLGMDQGQNETKLVPVVPTKDLKHCLLAISAAESLEEDLVQTNVIGFLVVNEVDLDREVMVVLSPAPRPLPRKFLLLSEIKFMDFK, encoded by the exons ATGGATACAGAACAAGATGCGAAG AGTGAGGAGAGGCAGCAGTGGAAACTTGAGAAGGACACAGAGTTGAGAGTCGAAGTAGCAGAGGGTGACAGAGAAGCTATCATAGTG cTTCTTTCAGGAAATGCAGAAGTCTTTGGCACTGAGCTggtaaaaaataagaaatttacCTTTAGGCCTGGATCAAAGCTTGCAATATTTACCTGGCAAGGCTGTTCTGTGGAG ATTCAAGGGCCACTTGAGGTTGCTTACAAATCAAAAGAAACCCCTATGGTGATGTACTTGAACTTGCATATGGCACTGGAACAGATGAGAGAGAGGGCTGATAAACACGAAGCAGTAGAACTAGGGCCAAGG GTAATGGTCGTTGGTCCCACTGATGTTGGAAAGTCAACTGTTTGCCAGCTTTTGTTGAATTATGCAGTGCGAATGGGACGGCGGCCCATCTCTGTGGACTTGGATGTTGGCCAG GGTACTGCATCTGTTCCAGGATCTATGG GAGCACTCCTGCTAGAAAGACCAGCTGACATTGAAGAAG GATTTTCACTTCAAGCCCctcttgtttatttgtttggcCACACTTCCCCCAGCCCAAATGAGAAACTCTACAACATGCTCTCATCCAAGATTGCAGATATTGTTTTTCAACGGTTTGAAAGAAACAAGAAAG CCTGTGCAAGTGGGTGTGTTATTAACACCTGTGGGTGGGTTACCGGCATGGGCTACCGTATTATTGTACATGCTGCAACTGCATTCAAAG TAAATGTGATAGTGGTTCTTGACCAGGAAAGACTGTACAATGACCTCAAGAACCAGTTTGGTGATAAAGTACAGATTGTTCATTTACCAAAGTCTGGTGGA GTGGTTGTTAGAAGTAGAGAAACACGGAGGAAAGTTCGTGATGAAAGACTTAGATCATATTTCTATGGCCAGCAAGCAAACCTATATCCCCACTCATTTGAAGTGAAGTTTTCTGATGTGAAGCTATTTAAAATTGGAG CACCCTTAGTACCTGACTCATGTCTTCCATTGGGAATGGACCAAGGACAAAATGAAACCAAGCTTGTACCAGTCGTTCCAA CAAAAGATCTGAAGCACTGTCTGTTAGCCATTAGTGCCGCTGAGAGCTTGGAAGAGGATCTGGTCCAAACCAATGTCATTGGCTTTCTTGTAGT TAATGAAGTTGACTTGGATCGTGAAGTTATGGTTGTTTTGTCCCCAGCCCCCAGACCATTACCCAGGAAGTTCTTACTTCTTAGTGAAATCAAATTTATggatttcaaataa
- the LOC5521658 gene encoding pyridoxine-5'-phosphate oxidase, translated as MYKLPLSVLRLTSQVLQRNLLKINAAMLEKEDVAAMRIDYGTIGFGEENVEVKEPIAHFDTWFREAAETEQIQEPNAMTLATCGKDGYPSARTVLLKGYTKEGFTFYTNYESQKGKQLMENPYACLLFFWQPLHRQVTIRGPVVRVSEQESTDYFHSRPRGSQIGASVSHQSSVIKSREVLSEREKELKEKYADESITIPKPDYWGGYTVIPESIEFWQGQTSRLHDRILFRKPKPDEKIDPELTKHGNEGWVYERLSP; from the exons ATGTACAAACTTCCATTATCTGTTTTACGCCTGACAAGTCAAGTATTGCAACGAAATTTATTGAAGATCAACGCCGCCATGTTGGAAAAAGAGGACGTTGCTGCTATGAGAATTGATTACGGAACCATAGGCTTCGGTGAGGAAAATGTCGAAGTCAAAGAACCCATCGCGCATTTTGATACATGGTTTAGGGAGGCTGCGGAAACAGAACAGATCCAAGAACCGAATGCTATGACGCTAGCGACATGCGGAAA AGATGGGTATCCCTCCGCAAGAACAGTTCTTCTCAAAGGTTATACCAAGGAGGGTTTTACTTTCTACACTAACTATGAGagtcaaaaaggaaaacagctG aTGGAAAACCCATATGCATGCCTTCTGTTCTTCTGGCAGCCTCTTCATCGACAG GTGACAATCAGAGGGCCAGTAGTGAGAGTTTCTGAACAAGAGTCTACAGACTACTTTCATTCCCGCCCCAGAGGAAGCCAGATTGGAGCCTCAGTCAGTCATCAGAGCTCAGTCATCAAGTCAAGAGAG GTTTTGAGTGAAAGAGAAAAAGAGCTCAAAGAGAAATACGCAGACGAGAGCATTACTATTCCTAAACCAGATTACTG GGGTGGCTACACAGTAATTCCAGAAAGCATAGAGTTCTGGCAAGGACAGACAAGCAGATTACATGACAGGATATTATTTCGTAAACCCAAGCCAGATGAGAAAATTGATCCCGAACTCACTAAACATGGCAATGAAGGATGGGTTTATGAAAGGTTGTCACCTTGA